The Nitriliruptor alkaliphilus DSM 45188 genome includes a region encoding these proteins:
- a CDS encoding sensor histidine kinase, translating into MTHTQPLEPALWPRWAMATIAAIAVGFAALTPFVHTEGDRWPWLVVLLAAAVSPWLLGTAGVRLRPSLFAAGVIVPVAVINLGARAIGLAPEHDAQLSLMLLVLLGTHLGAVALPRIAVPAGVVAALIPPGRFLVEGAFGNSWVFWSTGIVLGMLAGAIGGRQQRLVLELQHAQAALSADAARQERQRIAREVHDVIAHSLTVTMLHLTTARIALRRDLTKAEDTLTEAERLGRRALADVRRAVGLLHDGDGDTTAPALPGIEELPSLIDSYRAAGVALEVEVATDTERLSPASSLAVYRTVQESLANAAKHAPGAPVAVEVRDEDGDVLVRVRDDGGAPTTRATGAGLGLRAMDERVRALGGSVTAGPRGQGWSVDCRIPAEPTP; encoded by the coding sequence GTGACCCACACGCAGCCTCTCGAGCCGGCGCTCTGGCCGCGCTGGGCCATGGCCACCATCGCGGCGATCGCCGTGGGTTTCGCAGCCCTGACCCCGTTCGTTCACACCGAGGGCGACCGGTGGCCGTGGCTGGTGGTGCTGCTCGCGGCTGCGGTCAGCCCGTGGCTGCTCGGCACCGCCGGCGTCCGCCTCCGGCCCTCGCTGTTCGCCGCCGGCGTCATCGTGCCCGTGGCCGTCATCAACCTCGGTGCCCGCGCCATCGGCCTCGCGCCCGAGCACGACGCGCAGCTGTCGCTGATGCTGCTGGTGCTGCTCGGTACCCACCTCGGTGCGGTCGCGCTCCCCAGGATCGCCGTGCCGGCAGGGGTGGTCGCCGCCCTGATCCCGCCCGGCCGCTTCCTCGTCGAGGGCGCGTTCGGCAACTCGTGGGTGTTCTGGTCGACGGGCATCGTGCTCGGGATGCTCGCGGGCGCGATCGGCGGTCGCCAGCAGCGGCTGGTGCTCGAGCTCCAGCACGCCCAGGCGGCCCTCAGCGCCGACGCCGCACGGCAGGAGCGGCAGCGCATCGCCCGCGAGGTCCACGACGTGATCGCCCACTCGTTGACCGTGACGATGCTGCACCTGACGACGGCGCGGATCGCGCTGCGTCGTGACCTGACGAAGGCCGAGGACACGCTCACGGAGGCCGAGCGGCTCGGACGCCGAGCGCTGGCAGACGTGCGCCGCGCGGTCGGGTTGCTGCACGACGGGGACGGCGACACCACGGCTCCGGCCCTGCCCGGCATCGAGGAGCTGCCGTCGCTCATCGACAGCTACCGCGCCGCCGGGGTGGCCCTGGAGGTCGAGGTCGCGACCGACACCGAGCGGCTGTCCCCGGCCAGCAGCCTGGCGGTCTACCGCACCGTCCAGGAGTCGCTCGCCAACGCCGCCAAGCACGCCCCGGGCGCCCCGGTGGCGGTCGAGGTGCGTGACGAGGACGGCGACGTCCTGGTCCGGGTCCGCGACGACGGCGGCGCACCGACCACACGGGCCACCGGCGCCGGCCTCGGGCTCCGGGCCATGGACGAACGCGTCCGGGCACTCGGCGGCTCGGTCACGGCCGGTCCCCGTGGTCAGGGGTGGAGCGTCGACTGCCGCATCCCGGCGGAGCCGACACCGTGA
- a CDS encoding ABC transporter ATP-binding protein → MTTTTAMRDALHVRGLDAYYGASHVIHDLDLRVAPGELVTLLGRNGAGKTTTFAALMGLVSTPTGSVEVHGDELAGRSTYQRARSGLSLIPSGARVFANLTVEENLQVVRSARRGGEDAWDVGRVYEVFPKLDQLRASFAGNLSGGERQMLAVGRGLMANPRVLLFDEPSEGLAPVIVQEIGRLLGRLKDLGLSMILAEQNHRFALRYADRAYLIEKGQIRHEATSAELATSDALSRYLGV, encoded by the coding sequence ATGACCACGACGACCGCGATGCGGGATGCGCTGCACGTCCGCGGACTCGACGCCTACTACGGGGCCAGCCACGTCATCCACGACCTCGACCTTCGGGTCGCACCGGGTGAGCTGGTCACCCTCCTCGGCCGCAACGGCGCGGGCAAGACCACGACCTTCGCCGCGTTGATGGGGCTGGTGTCGACCCCGACCGGATCGGTCGAGGTCCACGGCGACGAGCTGGCCGGTCGCTCGACCTACCAGCGGGCCCGCAGCGGGCTCAGCCTCATCCCGTCGGGCGCCCGGGTCTTCGCCAACCTCACCGTCGAGGAGAACCTGCAGGTGGTCCGTTCCGCACGACGTGGCGGCGAGGACGCCTGGGACGTCGGTCGTGTCTACGAGGTCTTCCCCAAGCTCGATCAGCTGCGCGCGAGCTTCGCAGGCAACCTGTCGGGCGGTGAGCGGCAGATGCTGGCGGTCGGACGCGGGCTCATGGCCAACCCCCGGGTGCTGCTGTTCGACGAACCGTCGGAGGGGCTGGCGCCCGTCATCGTCCAGGAGATCGGACGGCTGCTCGGGCGGCTCAAGGACCTCGGCCTGTCGATGATCCTGGCCGAACAGAACCACCGGTTCGCGCTGCGCTACGCCGATCGGGCCTACCTCATCGAGAAGGGTCAGATCCGCCACGAAGCCACGTCCGCCGAGCTGGCGACCAGCGACGCGCTCAGCCGTTACCTCGGCGTCTGA
- a CDS encoding branched-chain amino acid ABC transporter permease, with protein sequence MQRTSPALIGWSAAGLVALLAPLVVSERQLFLLMSVMTLAVFATSFNVLLGYTGLVSFAHASYYGVGAYTVGLGALHLGMPPVLGFVLSPVVAGLVAYLTGLVALRATRLYFALLTLALGQLLFLAAFQWRSVTRGDDGIHGIVLPPALAPTLNRYYFVLVGTVIALTILAVVLRSPFGQTLRAIRENRERTGFLGIKVKRYELASFTIGGAFAGYAGGMFAVFERSAFPELMHWTTSAQPIFVTLIGGLSSFAGPTVGAVVYGLLQDYITRNIEYWQAVLGVVVLLIILFLPGGLVEGSKRVFALVTGRRPARSALDPAAGGVASDEVEREPTSTGGQ encoded by the coding sequence ATGCAGCGAACGAGCCCCGCCCTCATCGGCTGGTCGGCAGCCGGCCTGGTCGCGCTGCTGGCGCCGCTGGTGGTCAGCGAACGCCAGCTGTTCCTGCTGATGTCGGTGATGACCCTGGCCGTCTTCGCGACGTCCTTCAACGTGCTGCTCGGCTACACCGGCCTCGTGTCCTTCGCGCACGCCTCGTACTACGGCGTCGGCGCCTACACCGTCGGCCTCGGTGCCCTGCACCTCGGGATGCCGCCGGTGCTCGGGTTCGTGCTGTCACCGGTCGTCGCGGGCCTCGTCGCCTACCTGACGGGGCTGGTGGCGCTGCGGGCCACGCGCCTGTACTTCGCGCTCCTGACCCTCGCCCTCGGACAGCTGCTGTTCCTCGCGGCGTTCCAGTGGCGGTCGGTGACCCGCGGCGACGACGGCATCCACGGGATCGTGCTGCCACCCGCCCTCGCGCCGACGCTGAACCGCTACTACTTCGTGCTGGTCGGGACGGTGATCGCACTGACGATCCTGGCGGTGGTCCTGCGCTCACCGTTCGGGCAGACGCTGCGGGCCATCCGCGAGAACCGCGAACGGACCGGGTTCCTCGGCATCAAGGTCAAGCGCTACGAGCTGGCGTCGTTCACGATCGGCGGCGCGTTCGCCGGGTACGCCGGGGGGATGTTCGCCGTCTTCGAGCGGTCGGCGTTCCCCGAACTGATGCACTGGACCACCTCGGCGCAGCCGATCTTCGTCACGCTCATCGGCGGCCTGTCGAGCTTCGCGGGACCCACCGTCGGTGCGGTGGTCTACGGGCTGCTGCAGGACTACATCACGCGCAACATCGAGTACTGGCAGGCCGTCCTCGGCGTGGTGGTCCTGTTGATCATCCTCTTCCTGCCCGGCGGGCTCGTCGAGGGTTCGAAGCGGGTGTTCGCCCTGGTCACCGGCCGCCGTCCCGCCCGGTCGGCGCTCGATCCGGCTGCCGGCGGGGTCGCCAGCGACGAGGTCGAACGCGAGCCCACCAGCACGGGAGGCCAGTGA
- a CDS encoding ABC transporter ATP-binding protein — translation MAALLEVRGLKKRFGGLQAVAGVDLRVEAGERRAVIGPNGAGKTTLFNLITGHYRPDEGAVTFDGNDITGRATHQVSRAGIGRAFQITSIFPGLSVHENVQLGIIARLRESRRVTGRAAGRHAEEVTAILQDVGLASLATERAGNLSHGDQRALELAISVALEPKLLLLDEPTAGMAPGETTRTMDLVRRIADERQLTVLFCEHDMDVVFGTAHRILVMHQGGVLVDGTPEEVRDHPEVRRVYLGAEDDR, via the coding sequence ATGGCAGCGCTGCTCGAGGTCCGAGGCCTGAAGAAGCGCTTCGGCGGCCTGCAGGCGGTCGCAGGGGTCGACCTGCGGGTCGAAGCGGGGGAACGGCGCGCGGTGATCGGCCCCAACGGGGCCGGCAAGACCACGCTGTTCAACCTCATCACGGGCCACTACCGGCCTGACGAGGGAGCGGTGACCTTCGACGGCAACGACATCACCGGGCGGGCGACCCACCAGGTGTCCCGGGCGGGCATCGGTCGGGCGTTCCAGATCACCAGCATCTTCCCCGGCCTGTCGGTCCACGAGAACGTGCAGCTCGGCATCATCGCGAGGCTCCGTGAGTCGCGACGGGTGACGGGACGGGCCGCCGGTCGCCACGCCGAGGAGGTCACCGCGATCCTCCAGGACGTCGGGCTCGCGTCCCTGGCGACCGAGCGGGCCGGCAACCTGTCGCACGGTGACCAGCGCGCGCTCGAGCTGGCGATCTCGGTCGCGCTCGAACCGAAGCTCCTGCTCCTCGACGAACCGACGGCCGGGATGGCGCCGGGGGAGACCACGCGCACCATGGACCTCGTGCGGCGCATCGCCGACGAACGGCAGCTGACCGTCCTGTTCTGCGAGCACGACATGGACGTGGTGTTCGGCACCGCGCACCGGATCCTCGTCATGCACCAGGGAGGAGTCCTGGTCGACGGGACCCCCGAGGAGGTCCGCGACCACCCGGAGGTCCGCAGGGTCTACCTCGGAGCGGAGGACGACCGATGA
- a CDS encoding response regulator transcription factor: MIRILLVDDQPLVLSGLRALLDLDDGLQIVATCADGSEVVPAVRVHRPDVVVMDVRMKQVGGPEATRALGQEPDPPPVLILTTFDDDEVVAAALSAGAAGFVLKEAPGEDIIRATREVAAGRSWLDPAVTGRVLAHLRTEALPRAAAGTRLDELTPRELDVLRLLADGTTNTEIATQLHIGETTVKSHLGSIFTKLQLRDRAAAIVFAYEHGIVTPGGQTPR; the protein is encoded by the coding sequence GTGATCCGCATCCTGCTGGTCGACGACCAACCCCTCGTGCTGAGCGGCCTGCGTGCGCTGCTCGACCTCGACGACGGGCTCCAGATCGTCGCCACGTGCGCCGACGGCAGCGAGGTCGTGCCCGCCGTGCGGGTGCACCGCCCGGACGTGGTCGTGATGGACGTGCGCATGAAGCAGGTGGGCGGCCCCGAGGCGACGCGGGCGCTCGGGCAGGAGCCGGACCCGCCCCCCGTGCTCATCCTCACCACCTTCGACGACGACGAGGTCGTGGCAGCGGCGTTGTCAGCGGGCGCAGCGGGCTTCGTGCTCAAGGAGGCGCCCGGGGAGGACATCATCCGAGCCACCCGCGAGGTCGCGGCGGGTCGGTCCTGGCTCGACCCCGCCGTCACCGGCCGGGTGCTCGCCCACCTGCGCACCGAGGCCCTCCCCCGCGCCGCCGCCGGCACGCGCCTCGACGAGCTGACCCCGCGCGAGCTCGACGTGCTGCGGCTGCTCGCCGACGGCACGACCAACACCGAGATCGCGACGCAGCTGCACATCGGCGAGACGACGGTCAAGAGCCACCTCGGCAGCATCTTCACCAAGCTCCAACTGCGCGACCGTGCCGCGGCGATCGTGTTCGCCTACGAGCACGGCATCGTCACACCCGGCGGTCAGACGCCGAGGTAA
- a CDS encoding branched-chain amino acid ABC transporter permease: protein MTWQAFALQLLTGLSRAAILFIVASGLSLVFGAMRVVNIAHGSFYMIGAFVSVTVVQWVGGLPGFLLALVAGAAVVALLSAGIEVVALRRLYEAEHLLQLLATFAFVLILADLVQFLWGERPRSVPQPSLIGGSVNLGGIVFPRYSLFLIAVAVLLAIGLSALLAKTGLGRDIRAAVSDPEMLGMVGVNVPRLFTIVFALGGVLAALGGVLAAPQSTARLGMDISIIVESFAVVIIGGLGSLVGTAVGALLVGVTFAFGIVFFPQAALAIVFLVMAAVLVWRPYGLFGVPER from the coding sequence GTGACCTGGCAAGCGTTCGCGCTGCAGCTGCTCACCGGCCTGTCCCGGGCGGCGATCCTCTTCATCGTCGCGTCGGGTCTCAGCCTGGTGTTCGGCGCCATGCGCGTGGTCAACATCGCGCACGGCTCGTTCTACATGATCGGGGCGTTCGTCTCGGTCACCGTGGTCCAGTGGGTCGGCGGGCTGCCCGGGTTCCTGCTGGCGTTGGTGGCGGGGGCGGCGGTCGTCGCTCTGCTCAGTGCCGGCATCGAGGTGGTGGCGCTGCGCCGGCTGTACGAGGCCGAGCACCTGCTGCAGCTGCTGGCGACCTTCGCGTTCGTGCTCATCCTCGCCGATCTGGTCCAGTTCCTGTGGGGCGAACGGCCGCGGTCGGTGCCCCAGCCGAGCCTCATCGGCGGGTCGGTCAACCTCGGCGGGATCGTCTTCCCGCGCTACAGCCTGTTCCTGATCGCCGTCGCGGTGCTGTTGGCGATCGGCCTGTCGGCGCTGCTGGCCAAGACGGGTCTCGGGCGCGACATCCGTGCGGCCGTGTCCGACCCGGAGATGCTCGGGATGGTCGGGGTGAACGTGCCGCGGCTGTTCACCATCGTGTTCGCCCTCGGCGGGGTGCTCGCCGCGCTCGGTGGGGTGCTGGCCGCGCCGCAGTCCACCGCCCGGCTCGGGATGGACATCTCCATCATCGTCGAGTCGTTCGCGGTCGTGATCATCGGCGGCCTCGGGTCGCTGGTCGGCACGGCGGTCGGTGCGTTGCTGGTCGGCGTGACCTTCGCGTTCGGGATCGTGTTCTTCCCCCAGGCCGCCCTGGCGATCGTCTTCCTCGTCATGGCCGCCGTCCTCGTGTGGCGGCCCTACGGGCTGTTCGGAGTACCGGAGCGATGA